Proteins from a genomic interval of Hypanus sabinus isolate sHypSab1 unplaced genomic scaffold, sHypSab1.hap1 scaffold_1877, whole genome shotgun sequence:
- the LOC132387456 gene encoding zinc-binding protein A33-like, whose translation MASKGETESLSEEVICPVCLDFFTDPVILECGHNFCRSCITQCWEREQKNSCPECREEFADRTLRVNRALANLTQKVRNLSLNPKGKESKRHCEEHEEELKLFCETDKTLICVICRDAQEHREHRFMPIKEAVKIYKDQLKSSLDSLTKKESDFQEKEQQQKEKISGVREQSHSLQSHVTSQFAELRQIITEKEQSLLRDLREEEKRILNPMEKNLLALQQNIRSIQEEITKLKEQMDQKDGVIFLKEEARRNRRINDDVQELSVTDETLPVEKFDHLYLLNTVLREMLDAINRVSVTLDVETASPWLEVSGDRKSVRWTGTRRNLPDTGKRFTDRPCVLGSEGFPSGRHYWEVEVTGNRFWGLGVAAESVERKGPVSLSPETGFWFIRRVDDVLYRDCDVSGRPSPGSRLPAGPIPGRVGVYLSYESGTVSFYNAETKSHLHSFTGNQFTGKLYPFLASGDGNQWLRICSGSAPGL comes from the exons atggcttcgaaaggagaGACCGAGAGTTTGAGCGAGGAGGTGATTTGTCCGGTCTgtctggatttcttcaccgatccggttattctggagtgtggacacaacttctgtcggTCTTGTATCACACAGTGTTGGGAAAGGGAGCAGAaaaactcctgcccggaatgtagagaggagtttgctgaccgcaccctcagggtgaatcgggccttagcaaatctgacACAAAAAGTTCGGAATCTAAGCCTgaatccgaaagggaaggaaagtaaacgtcactgcgaggaacatgaggaagaattgaagctgttttgtgaaacggacaagacactgatctgtgtgatcTGCAGAGACGcgcaggaacacagagagcaccgcttcatgccgattaaagaagctgttaaaatctaCAAG gatcagctaaaatcttccttagactctctcacaaaaaaggaatcagacttccaggaaaaggagcagcaacagaaagagaagatttccggagttcgg gaacagtcacacagccttcagtcccacgtcacatcccagtttgctgaactgcgccagattatcactgagaaagagcagagcttactcagggatctcagggaagaagagaagaggattctcaacccaatggagaaaaatcttctaGCACTTCAACAGAATATAAGGAgtattcaggaggaaatcactaagttaaaggaacagatggatcagAAAGATGgtgtgatatttctcaag gaggaagctcgtcggaacagaag gattaatgacgatgtccaggaattgtcagtgacagatgagaccctaccggttgaaaaattcgatcacctctatttgttgaacacagtgctgagagaaatgcttgatgctattaatcgag tctctgtcaccctggatgtggaaacggcgagtCCGTGGCTCGAGGTGTCTggggatcggaagagtgtgagatggaCCGGGACCCGGaggaatctccctgacaccgggaagagattcacagaccggccttgtgtgctgggatcggagggattcccatcggggagacattactgggaggtggaggtgacggggaatcggTTCTGGggtctgggagtcgccgcagagtctgtggagaggaagggaccggtcagtctgagtccggagaccggattctggtTCATCAGGCGGGTTGATGACGTGTTATATCGGGATTGTGACGTGTCCGGTCGCCCCTCCCCCGGGTCCCGTCTccctgccggtcccatccccgggagggtgggagtttatctcagttacgagtccgggacagtttcattttacaacgcggagaccaagtcccatctccacagcTTCACTGGGAATCaattcacggggaaactttatcctttccTCGCATCCGGGGATGgaaaccagtggctgagaatctgctccggttccgctccgggtctgtaa